The following proteins are encoded in a genomic region of Coffea eugenioides isolate CCC68of chromosome 6, Ceug_1.0, whole genome shotgun sequence:
- the LOC113775978 gene encoding putative pentatricopeptide repeat-containing protein At1g12700, mitochondrial, translated as MKKRPFSVVCDAHLRHKSGAGGTLSFLSPRNSTLIQNPQSASSSAASHAYSTGSTVSNHHPKSDSSVRSGSWGLRSNIDSISNLDEALGFYKHMARMRPLPSVVHFTQLLGRIVKMKQYLVVLSLYRDMAELGCIPLNEYTLNIVINCYCFLGKVNFGFSIFGGFFKRGILPDTATFNTLLKGLFWEHKIHEAQALFKKIIYEKLCIPNEITYGTVIDGLSKAGNTSMAIQVLRVMEKGGRCRPHAAAYSTIIDGLCKDKMMDQALSLLHEMIEKGIAPNVITYTCLVQGLCNLSKWKDVEKLFTEMKAYNIVPSVVTFNILIDALCKEGQLADAEQVLTAMILQNQNPTAVTYNALMDGYCLQGRMGEARRVFDKMAASGLSPDVQSHNILIHGYMKKMKVEAAMNLFQEIRHKGLTPDVVTYTTVLQGLFSVGRYLTAIEAFDEMRAAGLKPNFHTYCVLLNGLCKNSHAEEALQFLRKMEVDGVDCQISMYNIVLDGLCKCGKLDSARHLFYSLSSKGLDPNVTTYNTMINILFSEGLLQEAKVFIKKMEENGCILDLITFNIIAHGLLKAGEFNDAVVYFDEMDRRGFSLHLSTFSFLLDSYRDSGNDPSIFKIIEKFAPKMCKV; from the coding sequence atgaagaaaaggCCTTTCTCAGTCGTCTGTGATGCTCATCTCCGCCACAAATCAGGGGCAGGAGGtactctttcatttctttctccaAGAAACTCCACCCTTATTCAAAACCCACAGTCAGCTTCTAGTTCTGCTGCTTCTCATGCCTATAGTACTGGTAGTACAGTTAGTAATCATCACCCTAAATCTGACAGTAGTGTTCGTTCCGGGTCTTGGGGATTGAGGAGTAATATCGATAGTATCAGCAATCTTGATGAAGCTCTGGGCTTTTACAAGCACATGGCTCGGATGAGACCTCTGCCTAGTGTTGTTCATTTCACTCAATTGCTGGGTCGTATTGTTAAGATGAAGCAATATTTGGTGGTTCTTTCTCTTTACAGAGATATGGCTGAGTTAGGATGCATTCCGCTTAATGAATACACACTTAATATTGTGATTAACTGTTATTGCTTCTTGGGTAAAGTGAATTTTGGGTTTTCTATATTTGGTGGCTTCTTCAAGCGAGGTATTTTGCCCGATACGGCCACCTTTAATACTCTGCTTAAAGGACTCTTTTGGGAACACAAAATTCATGAGGCACAAGCAttgttcaagaaaataatatatGAAAAGCTATGCATACCTAATGAAATTACGTATGGGACTGTGATAGATGGGCTTTCTAAGGCTGGGAACACTAGCATGGCCATTCAAGTCCTTAGAGTCATGGAAAAAGGAGGAAGGTGCAGGCCTCATGCTGCTGCTTACAGCACTATTATCGACGGGTTGTGCAAGGATAAAATGATGGATCAAGCTCTCTCCCTTCTACACGAGATGATTGAGAAAGGAATTGCCCCCAATGTCATCACTTACACTTGTTTGGTCCAGGGTCTGTGCAATTTAAGTAAATGGAAGGACGTTGAAAAGCTCTTTACTGAGATGAAGGCTTATAATATTGTTCCAAGTGTTGTTACTTTTAATATTCTTATTGATGCACTATGTAAGGAAGGACAGTTAGCAGATGCAGAGCAGGTTTTAACTGCCATGATTCTGCAAAATCAGAATCCTACTGCAGTCACTTATAATGCATTGATGGATGGGTACTGTTTACAGGGGCGAATGGGTGAGGCAAGGAGagtttttgataaaatggctgCTAGCGGCCTTAGTCCTGATGTTCAAAGCCATAATATATTGATCCATGGCtatatgaagaaaatgaaagtggaAGCAGCCATGAATCTCTTCCAAGAGATCCGACATAAAGGGTTAACACCTGATGTTGTTACCTATACCACTGTCCTGCAGGGTTTATTTAGTGTCGGGAGGTATCTTACAGCAATAGAAGCTTTCGACGAGATGCGAGCTGCTGGCTTAAAACCTAATTTTCACACTTACTGCGTGTTGTTAAATGGTTTATGCAAGAATTCACATGCTGAGGAAGCACTTCAATTTTTGCGCAAGATGGAAGTTGATGGAGTAGATTGTCAGATATCAATGTACAACATCGTCCTTGATGGATTATGCAAATGTGGGAAGCTTGACAGCGCCCGGCATCTTTTCTATAGTCTCTCTTCTAAAGGATTGGATCCTAATGTTACAACATATAACACGATGATAAATATCCTCTTTTCAGAAGGATTACTACAGGAAGCCAAAGTGTTTATtaagaaaatggaagaaaatggttGCATTCTAGATCTAATTACATTTAATATTATTGCTCATGGACTTCTAAAGGCTGGTGAATTTAATGATGCAGtggtttattttgatgaaaTGGATAGGAGAGGATTCTCACTTCATTTGTCTACTTTTTCGTTTTTACTAGATTCATACAGAGATAGTGGAAACGATCCCTCTATTTTTAAGATAATTGAGAAGTTTGCTCCAAAAATGTGTAAAGTCTAA
- the LOC113773891 gene encoding putative pentatricopeptide repeat-containing protein At1g12700, mitochondrial, which translates to MKKKAFSVVYDAHLRHKSGARGTAPTATCTTLSFLSPRNSFLQSAFHSAASHAYSTRSKSRNCHPEIVRSGSRRLRSDIDSTSNLDEALGFYKQMVRMKPLPSVVHFTLLLGRIVKMKQYLVVISLYRDMAELGCIPLDEYMLNAVINCYCFLGRVDFGFSILGGFFKRGIVPDTATFNTLLKGLFREHKIHEAQGLFKKIIYEKLCIPNEITYGTVIDGLSKARNTSMAIQVLRFMEKGGRCRPHTAAYNTLIGGLCKDKMMDQALSL; encoded by the coding sequence ATGAAGAAAAAGGCTTTCTCAGTCGTCTATGATGCTCATCTCCGCCACAAATCAGGGGCAAGAGGTACTGCTCCTACTGCTACTTGTActactctttcatttctttctccaAGAAACTCATTCCTTCAATCAGCTTTTCATTCTGCTGCTTCTCATGCCTATAGTACTCGCAGTAAAAGTAGAAATTGTCACCCTGAGATTGTGCGTTCTGGGTCTCGGCGATTAAGGAGTGATATTGACAGTACCAGCAATCTTGATGAAGCTCTAGGCTTTTACAAGCAGATGGTACGGATGAAACCTCTTCCTAGTGTTGTTCATTTCACTCTATTGCTGGGTCGTATTGTTAAGATGAAGCAATATTTGGTGGTTATTTCTCTTTACAGGGATATGGCTGAGTTAGGATGCATTCCGCTTGATGAGTACATGCTAAATGCTGTGATTAATTGTTACTGCTTCTTGGGCAGAGTGGATTTTGGGTTTTCTATATTGGGTGGCTTCTTCAAGCGAGGTATTGTGCCCGATACGGCCACCTTTAATACTCTGCTCAAAGGACTCTTTCGGGAACACAAAATTCATGAGGCACAAGGAttgttcaagaaaataatatatGAAAAGCTATGCATACCTAATGAAATTACGTATGGGACTGTTATAGATGGGCTTTCTAAGGCTAGGAACACTAGCATGGCCATTCAAGtccttagattcatggaaaaagGAGGAAGGTGCAGGCCTCATACAGCTGCTTACAATACTCTTATCGGCGGGTTGTGCAAGGATAAAATGATGGATCAAGCTCTCTCCCTGTAA